From a region of the Aeoliella mucimassa genome:
- a CDS encoding linear amide C-N hydrolase, whose protein sequence is MCSRVKWTAEGQPVLVGRNMDWTARMGSKLYAMPKGVAREGLVDVNPLQWTSKYGSVVTIVWDCATSDGINEAGLCANLLYLAESNFGQRVTDLPGVSISLWVQYLLDTCATVAEAVAASQACQVQSFELVHQGTKVDAPLHLSLADASGDSAVVEILSGNMVVHHGPQYSVMTNSPIYDEQLVLLKQYEGLGGKKPIPGTMEAEDRFARGAFYLTKLPEDPGSYQAAVAGVLSVIRNMATPLGANDPERPNIAATIWRTFGDCTNKRYYFEFCDMPNVVWVDLDQLNLDADADTQLFDLAADLDAAGEVSAKFEPADPIVFQPAGTAVRCDGHGEVIGGESPLRGLSEATAR, encoded by the coding sequence ATGTGCTCGCGAGTTAAATGGACTGCAGAGGGACAGCCTGTACTTGTCGGTCGCAATATGGACTGGACCGCGAGAATGGGGAGTAAGCTCTACGCGATGCCCAAAGGTGTCGCACGCGAAGGGCTAGTCGACGTGAATCCATTGCAGTGGACATCAAAGTATGGCAGCGTAGTTACAATTGTTTGGGATTGCGCGACCTCCGACGGCATTAACGAAGCGGGGCTGTGCGCAAATTTGCTCTACTTGGCCGAGTCCAACTTTGGCCAGCGAGTGACAGATCTTCCTGGGGTATCGATTTCGCTTTGGGTGCAATACTTGCTCGACACCTGCGCAACGGTCGCCGAGGCGGTGGCAGCCTCCCAGGCGTGCCAGGTCCAATCCTTTGAATTGGTTCACCAAGGGACGAAAGTCGACGCTCCGCTGCACTTGTCTTTGGCGGATGCATCAGGCGATTCGGCGGTCGTCGAGATTCTTAGCGGCAACATGGTTGTTCACCATGGACCACAATACTCAGTGATGACAAACTCCCCGATTTACGACGAGCAACTTGTGTTGCTGAAGCAATACGAGGGACTGGGGGGCAAGAAACCGATTCCAGGCACGATGGAAGCGGAAGATCGCTTCGCCCGCGGAGCATTTTATCTGACGAAGCTTCCGGAGGATCCGGGCTCGTACCAGGCTGCGGTCGCTGGCGTGCTGAGCGTGATCCGAAACATGGCTACCCCGCTCGGTGCGAACGATCCCGAGCGGCCGAACATCGCGGCGACCATTTGGCGGACCTTCGGCGACTGCACCAACAAACGGTACTACTTTGAGTTTTGTGATATGCCGAATGTAGTGTGGGTCGACTTAGACCAACTGAATCTCGATGCCGATGCGGACACACAACTGTTCGACTTGGCGGCCGATTTGGACGCTGCAGGCGAGGTCTCCGCCAAGTTCGAACCGGCCGATCCCATTGTGTTCCAGCCGGCCGGTACGGCCGTTAGGTGCGATGGGCATGGTGAAGTGATTGGGGGTGAAAGTCCCCTGCGGGGCCTATCGGAGGCAACCGCGAGGTGA
- the ltrA gene encoding group II intron reverse transcriptase/maturase — MLSAESRQLTFVFADSPKGGKGDKSADVSAGKAFLLHQASVKEAIDPATQAGDASRLLERAASVFNLARALLNVARNKGAAGVDGHSVEQVVDDAPQILPKLSRELLAGTYRPGDIRRVWIPKPGGGERGLGIPNVVDRIVQQALLQVLEPLFEPTFHPSSHGFRPRRGAPTAIAEAKQHLARGHVWTVDIDLSKFFDRVHHQRLLNRMAQRVADGRLLKLVHRLLKAKVVLPDGTRTATDKGTPQGGPLSPLLSNIVLDELDWELERRGLRFVRYADDFSVFVQSERAGHRVMDSVRKFIEHRLRLVVNEDKSSVSGPMDLTFLGFHLSASAEGGVAVAISGRTKERIDSKIRELTPRTWGQSLDACFDRLNGYLRGWIGYFRLCTRDRLTPLHKIDAHLRRRLRAIIIRQKKRPRHLYRHLIACDVSPRAAAQTAYQRTGIWRRSVSAGIHKAYPNAWFATRLMVLTDRWHALNPVERVSVKQQRLFDS, encoded by the coding sequence TTGTTAAGTGCCGAATCCCGCCAACTGACGTTTGTGTTTGCCGACAGCCCGAAAGGGGGCAAGGGCGACAAGTCCGCGGACGTATCCGCGGGCAAAGCGTTCCTGCTGCACCAAGCAAGCGTCAAGGAGGCGATCGATCCGGCCACCCAGGCAGGCGACGCAAGTCGTCTGCTGGAACGAGCGGCCTCGGTGTTCAATCTGGCCCGGGCCTTGCTCAATGTTGCGCGTAACAAGGGCGCTGCAGGCGTGGACGGGCATAGCGTTGAGCAGGTGGTGGACGATGCGCCACAGATTCTGCCCAAGCTAAGCCGTGAGTTGTTGGCGGGTACCTATCGCCCTGGCGACATCCGCCGGGTTTGGATTCCCAAGCCAGGTGGTGGCGAGCGAGGGCTAGGTATCCCGAACGTGGTGGATCGAATCGTGCAGCAGGCACTGCTCCAGGTCTTGGAGCCGTTGTTTGAGCCGACCTTCCACCCGAGCAGCCACGGTTTCCGACCGCGTCGCGGGGCACCGACGGCCATCGCCGAGGCCAAGCAGCATCTTGCCAGGGGACACGTCTGGACGGTCGATATCGACCTGTCCAAGTTCTTCGACCGGGTCCATCATCAGCGACTGCTGAATCGGATGGCCCAGAGAGTTGCAGACGGACGTCTCCTCAAACTAGTGCATCGCCTGCTGAAAGCGAAGGTCGTGCTTCCCGATGGCACGCGAACCGCCACCGACAAAGGGACGCCGCAAGGCGGTCCTCTCTCGCCGCTCTTGTCCAATATCGTCTTGGACGAACTGGACTGGGAGTTAGAACGTCGGGGACTACGGTTCGTGCGTTATGCCGATGACTTCAGCGTGTTCGTCCAAAGCGAGCGGGCTGGACATCGGGTGATGGACTCCGTCCGCAAGTTCATTGAGCACCGGCTCCGGCTGGTCGTGAATGAGGACAAGAGTTCGGTATCGGGACCGATGGACCTGACCTTCCTTGGCTTCCATCTGAGCGCAAGCGCAGAGGGGGGTGTTGCGGTGGCCATCTCTGGACGCACCAAGGAGCGAATTGACTCGAAGATTCGTGAGCTAACGCCGCGGACCTGGGGGCAGTCGCTCGATGCGTGCTTTGACAGACTCAATGGCTACCTGCGGGGGTGGATCGGGTATTTTCGGCTGTGCACCAGAGATCGGCTGACGCCGCTTCATAAGATCGATGCCCACCTGCGGCGTCGACTTCGGGCGATCATTATTCGTCAGAAGAAGCGGCCACGTCATCTCTATCGCCACCTGATTGCGTGTGACGTCTCTCCACGGGCGGCGGCTCAAACCGCCTATCAGCGTACTGGCATCTGGCGACGCAGCGTCAGCGCTGGCATCCACAAGGCGTATCCCAACGCCTGGTTTGCCACGCGACTGATGGTGCTCACCGACCGATGGCACGCACTGAATCCCGTGGAACGGGTCTCGGTCAAGCAACAACGATTGTTTGACTCATGA
- a CDS encoding trimeric intracellular cation channel family protein, producing the protein MMAPNEPLSTSILVMMYFGDVVFAVSGALTAARFRMDFLGFLMVGTVTGIGGGTTRDLLLGRTVWWTQDPTELLLCAGASLATYFFISHDLSHRKGMIWADALGLSVFGVVGCHVALQFGSPFVIAVFMGMVTATGGGVIRDVLTNTQPIILCGQLYATAALLGSLSYATLRYLATPEIPAEAIACLAAFALRALAILYDIRTGPPGEFIRIGQRDP; encoded by the coding sequence ATGATGGCGCCCAACGAACCGCTTAGCACGAGCATCCTGGTGATGATGTACTTCGGCGACGTCGTCTTCGCCGTGAGTGGTGCGTTGACGGCGGCTCGCTTCCGAATGGATTTCTTAGGTTTCCTGATGGTTGGTACCGTGACCGGCATTGGTGGCGGGACCACCCGCGATCTGCTGCTGGGCCGCACGGTCTGGTGGACTCAAGACCCCACAGAACTACTGCTGTGTGCCGGAGCATCGTTGGCGACCTACTTTTTCATCAGCCACGACCTCTCGCATCGTAAGGGGATGATCTGGGCCGACGCGTTGGGGCTCTCGGTCTTCGGTGTCGTGGGCTGCCATGTGGCATTGCAATTCGGCTCGCCTTTCGTGATCGCGGTATTCATGGGCATGGTCACCGCAACCGGTGGTGGAGTCATCCGCGACGTACTTACGAATACTCAACCCATCATTCTCTGTGGCCAACTCTATGCAACGGCTGCGCTGCTCGGCTCTTTGAGCTACGCCACCCTACGGTACCTGGCCACTCCGGAGATTCCAGCTGAGGCAATCGCCTGTTTGGCAGCCTTCGCTCTGCGAGCGTTAGCGATTCTGTACGACATCCGTACTGGCCCACCCGGCGAGTTCATCCGCATTGGTCAACGAGATCCTTGA
- a CDS encoding BBP7 family outer membrane beta-barrel protein, producing the protein MISKTLAIVSVLVLLHAQARAETFGDLSQPIVTTSWDNAPILPPHCGAEVDCGASVSRCRCNQFELSGGYLYMAREHNRNSTLVTSVNTGDAVLGMSDLEGNFDSGFEVCGRWSNLEIRYMQISNNASARTSASGVSQITYLGDDYFSDVVNSYETELQSAEINLLSSKPSDRIRFSGGFRYLQLDEGIAGSFPGFSGVLFTNTSNDLYGLQLGADADLWTSKDGCCTLACNSKAGVYYSDMNLDTFPNAAGAATLGSATDSSEGGAFVGELGLLMRVQATRRLSFDAGYNLLYITSVALAGDQLQNTDMQPSLTATTSLDSGDVLYHGLMTRATLRF; encoded by the coding sequence ATGATCAGCAAAACCCTAGCGATTGTATCGGTGCTTGTGTTACTGCACGCCCAAGCTCGAGCCGAGACGTTTGGTGATCTCTCGCAGCCGATCGTGACGACGAGCTGGGACAATGCCCCAATCCTACCACCGCACTGTGGTGCAGAGGTCGATTGCGGGGCTAGCGTTTCGCGGTGTCGTTGTAATCAGTTCGAACTAAGTGGTGGATACCTCTACATGGCGCGGGAGCACAACCGCAATTCAACGCTAGTGACCTCGGTGAATACCGGGGACGCAGTGCTGGGAATGAGCGACCTGGAGGGCAACTTTGATTCGGGGTTCGAAGTGTGTGGTCGTTGGTCGAACCTGGAAATTCGATACATGCAGATCTCCAACAACGCCAGCGCCCGAACCTCCGCTAGTGGTGTTTCGCAGATAACCTACCTGGGGGATGACTACTTTAGCGATGTTGTGAACTCTTATGAGACCGAACTGCAAAGTGCTGAGATCAATCTACTCAGCAGCAAGCCATCGGACCGCATTCGATTTAGCGGTGGCTTCCGCTATCTACAGCTCGACGAAGGGATTGCTGGAAGTTTCCCCGGCTTCAGTGGAGTTCTTTTTACGAACACGAGCAACGACTTGTACGGCCTGCAGCTGGGAGCGGATGCCGATCTGTGGACCAGCAAAGACGGTTGCTGCACACTTGCCTGCAATTCAAAAGCAGGCGTGTATTACTCTGATATGAACCTGGATACGTTTCCGAATGCCGCTGGTGCTGCAACACTGGGATCCGCAACCGACTCGTCGGAGGGGGGAGCGTTTGTCGGCGAGCTAGGTTTGCTCATGCGGGTACAAGCCACTCGTCGGCTGAGTTTCGATGCTGGGTACAATTTGCTTTACATCACCAGCGTAGCACTTGCCGGAGACCAACTTCAAAACACCGATATGCAACCCAGCCTAACCGCGACGACTTCCCTCGACAGCGGCGACGTGTTGTACCACGGCCTGATGACCCGGGCGACGCTTCGCTTCTAG
- the epmA gene encoding EF-P lysine aminoacylase EpmA: MKRNIVKARSELLATIRLFFTNRGFSEVTTPRVDREIIPEAHIDPYQVDDLGYLQASPEMHMKRLLCAGSGPIFEIATCFRRGERGRLHRPEFTMIEWYRPGHTMQAGMFLLDELIQHTLQTSPAKSISYRDAFRCSGVKVDPHTVSIDELKLFAPNFDCNDRDELLNYVLAKFVEPRMGEKTPELLYHYPASQSALASTTLDDQGQEVAERFELYYRGIELANGYHELTAPVELRRRLTEANAVRESDGRPRLPLPERLLSDMTTPGLPPCSGVALGFDRLLMLAVGADSLDEVCVN, translated from the coding sequence TTGAAACGCAATATCGTAAAAGCACGCAGCGAACTGCTCGCGACCATACGACTATTCTTCACGAACCGTGGCTTTTCCGAGGTCACGACTCCGAGAGTCGATCGCGAGATCATTCCCGAAGCGCATATCGACCCCTATCAGGTCGACGACCTGGGATACCTGCAAGCGTCGCCTGAAATGCATATGAAGCGACTTCTGTGCGCAGGGAGCGGACCGATTTTCGAGATCGCCACCTGCTTTCGCCGCGGCGAACGAGGCCGATTGCATCGCCCTGAGTTCACGATGATCGAGTGGTATCGCCCAGGGCATACTATGCAAGCAGGCATGTTCTTACTCGACGAGCTGATACAACACACCCTGCAAACATCGCCAGCCAAGAGCATAAGCTATCGCGACGCCTTTAGGTGCTCGGGAGTGAAAGTCGATCCTCACACGGTTAGCATCGATGAACTGAAGCTCTTCGCCCCCAACTTCGACTGCAACGATCGCGACGAACTGCTGAATTACGTGCTAGCCAAGTTCGTCGAACCTCGTATGGGAGAGAAGACTCCAGAATTGCTCTACCACTATCCGGCCAGCCAGTCGGCCTTGGCGTCGACCACGCTCGATGACCAGGGGCAGGAAGTCGCCGAGCGATTCGAACTCTACTATCGTGGCATCGAACTGGCCAACGGCTATCACGAACTGACCGCCCCTGTCGAACTGCGACGTCGACTCACCGAGGCCAACGCTGTGCGCGAAAGCGATGGCCGCCCGCGTTTACCGCTTCCCGAAAGACTCCTGAGCGACATGACCACCCCCGGTCTCCCCCCCTGCTCAGGCGTCGCCTTAGGGTTTGATCGCTTGCTGATGCTCGCAGTCGGTGCAGACTCGCTGGACGAAGTCTGTGTGAATTAG
- a CDS encoding M48 family metallopeptidase, producing the protein MATDFFERQSKARQNTAWLVSMFLLATFAIVACTFIVTLLAVSYQSEYRSAIYNQSPTTSYMLPTYTSVGALALVLGGTLYKVTELRAGGGATVAEHLGGKLLRPDSTDLGERRLLNVVEEMAIASGVPVPPVYLLDEAGINAFAAGYATGDAVLGVTRGAVDQLNREQLQGVIAHEFSHILNGDMRMSIRLIGILHGILLLGLLGQLVLRSMAYSSGGRNRDRGQTALVLLGIGVTLFVLGYVGTFLGGLIKAAVSRQREYLADASAVQFTRNPSGIAGALKQIGATLSGSKLKTPAAVEASHMFFAQGVWEGLTGLMATHPPLNKRILAIEPNWNGKFPKPQSQTVHSVDTSGAAGFMGAASTATSDAGSTLRGLDLALLTEAVNQVGDPQEVHREYAAKLIESLPEEVRAAARETYGARAVIYCLLLDSRKEVRQKQVAALREKADHGVLREASKLQNLIARIDPRARLPLVDLSMPALRMMSAGQFQDFSACLHALIVADGNLGLFEWTLGRIVARHLEPQYTKQRNVVTLYYGLQRLGPECSMLLSTMAHVGHNPANAERAFAAAAPLLPKLELRCLPREECSLAQLPETLDKLSRCTAKLRGQLLDACAEVVCADGEVKLEEAELIRGIADLLDCPVPPLIAGQDVEASALFRGHRS; encoded by the coding sequence ATGGCTACAGATTTTTTCGAGCGGCAAAGCAAGGCTCGCCAGAACACCGCATGGCTAGTCAGCATGTTTCTGCTGGCAACCTTCGCGATTGTTGCCTGCACGTTCATCGTCACGCTGCTGGCGGTTAGCTACCAAAGCGAGTATCGCTCGGCCATCTATAACCAGTCGCCGACCACTTCGTACATGCTTCCCACGTACACGTCGGTCGGGGCGCTCGCACTCGTGCTCGGTGGAACACTTTACAAAGTCACCGAACTTCGCGCCGGCGGTGGGGCCACGGTCGCCGAACACCTCGGTGGCAAGCTGCTGCGTCCCGATTCCACGGATCTTGGGGAACGACGTTTACTAAATGTGGTGGAAGAAATGGCGATCGCCTCGGGCGTGCCGGTGCCGCCGGTCTATCTGCTCGACGAAGCCGGCATCAACGCTTTTGCCGCTGGCTATGCGACGGGTGATGCCGTGCTGGGGGTCACCCGTGGAGCGGTCGATCAGCTCAACCGCGAGCAACTACAGGGCGTGATTGCTCACGAGTTCAGCCACATCCTCAACGGCGATATGCGGATGAGCATCCGCCTGATCGGCATCCTGCATGGCATCTTGTTACTCGGCTTGTTGGGTCAACTGGTGCTCCGCTCCATGGCTTATTCGAGCGGCGGGCGGAACCGCGATCGTGGACAAACCGCCCTGGTTCTGCTGGGCATCGGAGTCACACTGTTTGTGCTGGGCTACGTCGGCACCTTTCTCGGCGGGCTCATCAAAGCGGCCGTCTCGCGGCAACGCGAATACTTAGCCGACGCCTCGGCGGTACAATTCACTCGCAATCCAAGCGGCATTGCTGGCGCGCTCAAGCAAATCGGAGCCACGCTTTCCGGCTCGAAACTCAAAACGCCCGCCGCGGTCGAAGCCAGCCATATGTTCTTCGCCCAAGGCGTTTGGGAAGGCCTTACCGGGTTGATGGCCACACACCCACCGCTCAACAAGCGGATTCTGGCCATCGAGCCCAACTGGAATGGGAAGTTCCCCAAGCCTCAGTCGCAGACCGTCCACTCAGTCGACACTTCCGGTGCGGCCGGATTCATGGGCGCTGCGTCGACAGCGACCAGCGACGCCGGCTCGACACTTCGCGGGCTCGACCTGGCGTTACTCACCGAGGCGGTCAACCAAGTGGGCGATCCTCAGGAAGTGCATCGCGAGTACGCGGCCAAGCTTATCGAGTCGCTTCCCGAAGAAGTACGCGCAGCCGCCCGCGAAACATACGGTGCCCGAGCAGTCATCTACTGCTTGCTGCTCGACAGTCGCAAGGAGGTACGCCAAAAGCAAGTCGCTGCCCTGCGGGAGAAGGCCGATCATGGCGTGCTCCGCGAAGCGAGCAAACTGCAAAACCTGATTGCCAGGATCGATCCACGAGCGAGGTTGCCTCTGGTCGACTTGTCGATGCCCGCGCTACGGATGATGTCAGCGGGCCAGTTCCAGGACTTCTCCGCATGCCTGCACGCATTGATCGTGGCCGATGGCAATCTGGGATTGTTCGAGTGGACGCTGGGGCGAATTGTCGCACGTCATCTCGAGCCGCAATACACCAAGCAACGTAACGTGGTCACTTTGTATTACGGGCTGCAGCGGCTTGGCCCAGAGTGCTCAATGCTACTCTCTACCATGGCCCACGTGGGGCACAACCCAGCGAACGCCGAGCGGGCGTTTGCTGCCGCAGCTCCATTACTCCCAAAGCTCGAACTGCGTTGCCTTCCGCGGGAAGAGTGCAGCCTAGCTCAATTGCCAGAGACACTCGATAAACTCTCGCGATGCACGGCCAAACTTCGTGGGCAATTGCTCGATGCTTGTGCCGAAGTGGTTTGTGCCGACGGAGAGGTGAAGCTCGAAGAAGCCGAGTTGATTCGCGGCATTGCCGACTTGCTCGACTGCCCGGTACCGCCGCTCATTGCGGGGCAAGATGTCGAGGCGTCGGCCTTGTTTCGGGGACACCGCTCTTGA
- a CDS encoding LemA family protein has protein sequence MELWLIAVVGIVAVVVIAAVIFMIGVGVYNKLVSLENRYENAFSQIEVQLQRRYDLIPNLVETVKGYMSHERETLEAVIAARNQAVGSLKAAAAHPGAAEAMQGLATAEKGLTGVLGRLFAVAEAYPDLKANQNMMQLTEELTSTENKVSFARQHYNDSVTAYNTYRESFPPIVFANLLGHTENAMLLQFDSAAIAEAPKVSFN, from the coding sequence ATGGAACTTTGGCTGATTGCCGTTGTCGGTATCGTCGCAGTTGTTGTCATCGCGGCCGTGATCTTCATGATCGGCGTCGGCGTCTACAACAAACTGGTATCATTAGAAAATCGCTACGAGAATGCGTTCTCGCAGATCGAAGTCCAGCTGCAACGCCGGTACGACCTGATTCCGAATCTGGTCGAGACCGTAAAAGGGTACATGTCGCACGAGCGGGAGACCCTCGAAGCGGTCATCGCCGCCCGTAACCAAGCGGTGGGCAGCCTGAAGGCTGCTGCGGCGCATCCCGGAGCCGCCGAGGCAATGCAGGGCCTGGCCACTGCCGAAAAAGGCTTGACCGGTGTGCTCGGACGATTGTTTGCCGTGGCCGAGGCCTACCCCGATCTCAAGGCGAACCAGAACATGATGCAGCTCACCGAGGAACTCACCTCCACCGAAAACAAAGTGAGCTTCGCCCGCCAGCACTACAACGATTCGGTCACCGCGTACAACACCTACCGCGAGTCGTTTCCCCCGATCGTGTTCGCCAACTTGCTGGGGCATACCGAGAACGCAATGCTGCTGCAGTTCGACTCGGCCGCGATTGCCGAAGCCCCCAAGGTCTCGTTCAACTAG
- the efp gene encoding elongation factor P encodes MPSTYNTSDFRKGLKIQIDGIPYLMVEMNFRKPGKGTALYECKLKNLLRNTVVDRTYRAGQTLEAADVTEFTAQYLYRQADGFVFMNNMDYEQYELTEEQVGDYAKFLKEGLDCQLMTFNDQPIAVTPPNHVVLQVEYAEPAAKGNTATNVQKPVKLETGAEILAPAFINTGDWLRVDTRTAEYIERTNAPE; translated from the coding sequence GTGCCTAGCACCTACAACACCAGCGACTTTCGCAAAGGCCTCAAGATTCAGATCGACGGTATCCCCTACCTGATGGTCGAGATGAATTTCCGCAAGCCCGGCAAGGGAACTGCCTTGTACGAGTGCAAGCTCAAGAACTTGCTTCGTAACACCGTGGTCGACCGCACTTACCGTGCCGGCCAGACCCTCGAAGCGGCCGACGTCACCGAGTTTACCGCTCAGTATCTGTACCGCCAGGCGGATGGCTTTGTGTTCATGAACAACATGGACTATGAGCAATACGAGCTTACCGAAGAACAAGTAGGCGACTACGCGAAGTTCCTCAAGGAAGGCCTCGACTGCCAGTTGATGACCTTCAACGATCAGCCGATTGCCGTGACTCCCCCCAACCACGTGGTGCTGCAGGTGGAATACGCCGAACCGGCCGCCAAGGGCAACACGGCGACCAACGTGCAGAAGCCTGTGAAACTGGAGACCGGTGCCGAGATCCTGGCCCCTGCGTTCATCAACACCGGCGACTGGCTGCGTGTTGATACCCGCACTGCCGAGTACATCGAACGTACGAACGCCCCCGAGTAG
- the epmB gene encoding EF-P beta-lysylation protein EpmB, whose product MLTTDRQLVVPTPPDPQPEAWRESLRNAVRTPRELCEMLSLPLEIAADAGDFAMLVPRSYVRRMQPGNPADPLLRQVLPVAAEHQPADGFVADPVGDLAATRGPGLLHKYHGRVLLVLTGACAVNCRYCFRRHYPYATATATLRQLQPVLDQVAADESVDEVLLSGGDPLMLGDDLLADLVGRLEDIPHLRRLRIHTRLPIVLPERVTSELAELLGRSRLQPVVVVHANHANELDHQVAEALRQLSTAGAMLLNQAVLLRGVNDNLPALRALSERLLDLKVMPYYLHQLDRVAGAAHFEVPVERGLELIRQLRAELPGYAVPRYVQEIAGEPNKRVLA is encoded by the coding sequence ATTCTAACCACCGATCGCCAACTTGTCGTCCCCACTCCGCCCGATCCACAGCCAGAAGCGTGGCGAGAATCGCTGCGCAACGCGGTTCGCACCCCCCGCGAATTATGCGAAATGTTGAGTTTGCCGCTGGAAATTGCTGCGGATGCCGGCGATTTTGCCATGCTGGTGCCCCGCAGCTACGTCCGCCGCATGCAACCCGGCAATCCGGCGGATCCGCTGCTCCGCCAGGTGCTACCGGTGGCCGCCGAGCACCAGCCGGCCGATGGATTCGTGGCCGACCCCGTCGGCGACCTGGCCGCCACCCGCGGGCCGGGGCTGCTGCACAAATACCATGGGCGGGTGCTGCTCGTGCTGACCGGTGCCTGTGCGGTGAATTGTCGCTATTGCTTCCGTCGCCATTATCCGTACGCGACCGCCACGGCCACGCTGCGGCAGTTGCAGCCAGTGCTCGACCAAGTTGCCGCCGACGAGTCGGTCGACGAAGTACTGCTATCCGGCGGTGACCCCCTGATGTTGGGGGACGATCTGCTGGCCGACCTAGTGGGCCGGCTCGAGGACATCCCTCACCTCCGGCGGTTACGCATCCACACCCGCTTGCCGATCGTGCTGCCCGAGCGAGTGACCAGCGAGCTTGCCGAGCTACTCGGGCGTAGTCGGCTGCAGCCGGTGGTCGTGGTGCATGCGAACCACGCGAACGAACTCGACCATCAGGTCGCCGAGGCACTTCGACAGTTGAGTACAGCAGGGGCCATGCTGCTGAATCAGGCGGTGCTGCTCCGCGGAGTGAACGACAACCTGCCGGCCCTGCGGGCACTCAGCGAGCGACTGCTCGATCTGAAGGTGATGCCGTATTACCTGCATCAACTCGATCGCGTGGCCGGCGCGGCCCACTTCGAGGTGCCAGTGGAACGCGGGCTCGAACTCATTCGCCAACTCCGGGCCGAGCTACCTGGTTACGCGGTGCCGAGGTACGTGCAGGAGATCGCCGGCGAACCGAACAAGCGAGTGCTGGCATGA
- the rlmN gene encoding 23S rRNA (adenine(2503)-C(2))-methyltransferase RlmN, which yields MSEQISIYDTPSIDALRSRLAIDPHRVHRVRTLFMKKFAGQQRAIEELPVEARDTFTEQVGFHPLQLDVRLDSETDGATKLVFATAMGKRIESVLLRAGTGRTALCISSQVGCAANCDFCATGKMGFFANLSVAEMLDQVVQANEQIADEGRTVRNIVLMGMGEPFHNESNVYEMLDLLIDGKYFNHPANRVLISTVGITDAMLRCGRRYPKVNLALSLHSVRQTVREQLIPLARKFPLDELRRTLVELNALQPSTVMIEYLMLAGVNDSPEDAAELIDWLADLRVHVNLIPYNPIEAAPQLLGSSRAVRDSFAGQLKSAGLTTTIRYSMGADIEAACGQLVQKMERKRRAITSQE from the coding sequence ATGAGTGAGCAGATTTCCATTTACGATACGCCCAGCATCGACGCTTTGCGGAGCCGGCTGGCGATCGATCCGCACCGTGTGCATCGAGTGCGTACGCTCTTTATGAAGAAGTTTGCTGGGCAACAGCGAGCGATCGAAGAACTGCCAGTCGAAGCCCGCGATACGTTCACTGAACAGGTGGGCTTTCACCCGCTTCAACTCGACGTGCGGCTCGACTCCGAAACCGACGGAGCCACCAAGTTGGTGTTTGCCACCGCCATGGGTAAGCGGATTGAGTCGGTGCTGCTGCGAGCTGGCACGGGACGAACAGCGTTATGTATCTCGAGCCAGGTCGGTTGCGCGGCGAACTGCGACTTCTGCGCTACGGGTAAAATGGGCTTCTTCGCCAACCTGTCGGTGGCCGAGATGCTCGACCAGGTGGTGCAGGCCAACGAGCAGATTGCCGACGAAGGTCGCACGGTTCGCAACATCGTGCTGATGGGTATGGGCGAGCCGTTCCACAACGAGTCGAACGTGTACGAGATGCTCGATCTCTTGATCGACGGCAAGTACTTCAATCACCCTGCGAATCGTGTGCTGATCTCCACGGTCGGCATCACCGACGCGATGCTTCGTTGCGGCCGTCGCTATCCGAAGGTCAATCTGGCCCTCAGTCTGCACTCGGTGCGGCAAACGGTTCGCGAACAATTGATTCCCCTCGCCCGCAAGTTTCCGCTTGACGAACTCCGTCGTACGCTGGTGGAGTTGAATGCGCTACAGCCATCGACGGTGATGATCGAGTATCTAATGCTGGCCGGAGTGAATGATTCGCCGGAGGATGCCGCGGAACTCATTGACTGGCTTGCCGACCTTCGGGTGCATGTGAACCTGATTCCCTACAACCCGATCGAAGCTGCCCCGCAACTGCTCGGCTCAAGCCGCGCAGTACGCGACTCGTTTGCTGGCCAACTAAAATCTGCTGGGCTCACGACAACCATCCGCTACTCGATGGGGGCCGACATCGAAGCCGCCTGCGGCCAGCTGGTGCAGAAGATGGAACGCAAGCGACGGGCCATCACATCCCAAGAGTAA